The DNA segment CATCTGCTGGGCGACCCAGTAGCCGTCTTTTTCGTCCGAGAGCCGGATGTCCAGCAGTACCAGGTCGGGGCGGCGCAGCTTGAAAAGCTGCAGGGCCACGTCGCTGGAGGCCGCCTCCATCACGTCGGCCACTCCCGCATGCCTGAGCTCGGCGACGAGGGCGGCCCGCACGGAGGCCTGGTCTTCGACGACCATGACGGAGAAGGGCCCCGCCGAAGGGGGGGGGCTCGCCATGCTGCCCTGGGGCGGCGGGAGAAGTGGGGGGCATGGCGGTCATCGGCCTTCCTCTCTAGGGACCGGGCGGCGGTAGGGGCATGGCCGCGGCGGCTTCAATGTTCCCGGCGCAGGGCGGGGAACAGAATCACGTCGCGGATGCTGGGGCTGTCGGTCAACAGCATCATAAGCCGGTCGATGCCGATGCCGCAGCCACCGGTGGGAGGCATGCCGTATTCGAGGGCGCGGACGAAATCGTGGTCGAAATACATGGCCTCGTCGTCTCCGCTGTCCTTGGCCTCCACCTGGGACTGGAAGCGTGCGGCCTGGTCTTCCGCGTCGTTGAGCTCGGAGAAGCCGTTGCCGAACTCGCGGCCCGTGATGTAGAGCTCGAAGCGCTCCGTCACCTCGGGGCGCGTGTCGTTGGCGCGTGCCAGCGGGCTGATCTCGGTCGGGTGTTCCATGATGAAGGTGGGCTGCCAGAGCTTGTCCTCCACCGTTTCCTCGAAGTAGAGCACCTGCAGGCCTGCCAGCGTGCGCGTGGACAGGCGGTCCTTCTCCTCCGAGAGACCCAGCTTGCGCAGCGCGGCGACCAGCCAGGCGGCATCGTCCACGCCTTCGCCGGCCTCGGTGTGGCGCAGGATGGCCTCGCGGATGGTCAGGCGCTCGAAGGGCTGCGATAGGTCCACTGCACGGCCCTGGTAGGTCAGCTGCAGGCTGCCCGCCGCCTTCGTGGCCGCATCGCGCACGAGCTGCTCGGTGAAGTCCATCAGGTCGCGGTAGTTCCAGTAGGCCGCGTAGAACTCCATCATCGTGAACTCGGGGTTGTGGCGCACCGAGATGCCTTCGTTGCGGAAGTTGCGGTTGATCTCGAACACGCGCTCGAAGCCGCCGACCACCAGGCGCTTGAGGTAGAGCTCGGGCGCGATGCGCAGGTACATCTCCTGCTCCAGCGCGTTGTGGTGCGTGACGAACGGCTTGGCGTTGGCACCGCCGGGAATGGGGTGGAGCATGGGCGTCTCCACCTCCAGGAAGCCGTGCTGCACCATGAACTCGCGGATGCCGCTCACGGCCTTGCTGCGCGCGATGAAGCGCTTGCGAGCCGCCTCGTCGGTCATCAGGTCCACGTAGCGCTGGCGGTACTTCACTTCCTGGTCGGCCACGCCGTGGAACTTGTCGGGCATCGGCCGCAGGCTCTTGGTGAGCAGCCGCAGCGTGGTGACCTTGACCGACAGCTCGCCGGTCTTGGTCTTCATGA comes from the Paracidovorax avenae ATCC 19860 genome and includes:
- the lysS gene encoding lysine--tRNA ligase, encoding MLPPQNPSAPTAAPSDDNQLIAERRDKLKSLREAQAQGKGVAFPNDFKPAHHAADLQAQYAETEAETLEANPVPVSVAGRMMLKRVMGKASFATVQDGSLGATGGRIQLYVTRDAIGEEAYAAFKHWDLGDIVGAEGTLMKTKTGELSVKVTTLRLLTKSLRPMPDKFHGVADQEVKYRQRYVDLMTDEAARKRFIARSKAVSGIREFMVQHGFLEVETPMLHPIPGGANAKPFVTHHNALEQEMYLRIAPELYLKRLVVGGFERVFEINRNFRNEGISVRHNPEFTMMEFYAAYWNYRDLMDFTEQLVRDAATKAAGSLQLTYQGRAVDLSQPFERLTIREAILRHTEAGEGVDDAAWLVAALRKLGLSEEKDRLSTRTLAGLQVLYFEETVEDKLWQPTFIMEHPTEISPLARANDTRPEVTERFELYITGREFGNGFSELNDAEDQAARFQSQVEAKDSGDDEAMYFDHDFVRALEYGMPPTGGCGIGIDRLMMLLTDSPSIRDVILFPALRREH